From Parambassis ranga chromosome 9, fParRan2.1, whole genome shotgun sequence, the proteins below share one genomic window:
- the LOC114441164 gene encoding F-box/LRR-repeat protein 7-like: MTKTTTPSLTAHLTLPSDLTVYEQYQLCVHHLQTSQPVKSGCFKQSPEKQRKTSEDTCPITNNETDRHLNTGGQKFTAAEAAEERRSVRSNAPNLDLSEEAINTPTDNLKSDDVAPAEESAANPDSLQEKVRCCLASRGHQRAAKGQKKTADTQSPSSAGILPRGSINYTKKVDSQPHRKKTHTSLRPTKGYTLCVNNPRPTSAEGTAVQVKVDINKGFKFNPAGVPVSDRWLCLPDEVWLSILSLVSHRDLCRVLQVCHRLHTLATDHTLWKNLRMENSTLTDRWLLCVGRRRPRSLCLYSCSSWSVTSCGLEMFLFLCRNSLEELKVTSCTGPGLHGDRMLSLIGQLCNCVTSVDVSWSGATDTGVKSLSVCGTRLKLKSVVLNGCHITEVPLKELVIKHKESLCRLEVFGCQFLTPSCLQNIYEMCPHLQHLNIGRVPKVNIRCLTLMTTQLKCLISLNLTGLQVLDDSSVETLLQNCVKLQNLTFSSCPGVTDLILHNISKYTPRIRSLDVSGCKAVTDAGVQSLALGCQQLQQLDLTSTGTGNRGVSLLANHCSEYLQTVKLSFCHITAETILKLCRDCKRLKVLHIYGCAHLPTEAEIREVNSTVKVHPLT, from the exons ATGACAAAAACTACAACTCCCAGTCTTACCGCTCACTTGACACTACCATCCGATTTGACTGTGTATGAGCAGTACCAGCTATGTGTCCACCATCTTCAAACAAGCCAACCTGTCAAATCAGGATGCTTCAAACAGTCACCCGAGAAACAGCGGAAGACATCTGAAGACACCTGTCCCATCACAAATAATGAAACTGACAGGCACCTTAACACAGGAGGCCAAAagtttacagcagcagaagccgCAGAGGAGAGGCGTTCAGTCAGATCAAATGCTCCAAATCTGGATCTGAGTGAAGAGGCTATTAACACACCTACAGATAATCTGAAGTCTGACGATGTTGCCCCTGCAGAGGAGAGTGCAGCTAACCCAG attcacTGCAAGAAAAAGTCAGATGTTGCTTAGCCAGCAGGGGTCATCAAAGGGCGGCCAAAGgtcaaaagaagacagctgacaCTCAAAGTCCTTCATCAGCAGGAATACTGCCAAG AGGATCAATCAACTACACAAAGAAAGTAGACTCCCAACCacacagaaagaagacacacacatccctgcGCCCCACAAAGGGATACACACTTTGTGTTAACAACCCCAGACCAACATCAGCAGAGG GTACAGCTGTGCAAGTCAAAGTGGACATCAACAAAGGATTCAAATTCAAT CCAGCAGGTGTCCCTGTGTCTGACCGCTGGCTGTGTTTGCCTGATGAGGTGTGGCTGTCCATCCTGTCTCTGGTGTCTCACAGGGATTTGTGCAGAGTGCTGCAGGTCTgccacaggctgcacacactGGCTACAGATCACACACTCT GGAAAAATCTAAGGATGGAAAACTCCACTTTAACTGACcggtggctgctgtgtgtgggcAGACGTCGTCCCCGCAGTCTGTGTCTGTACAGCTGCAGTAGCTGGTCTGTCACGTCCTGCGGCCTGGagatgtttctctttctgtgtagGAACTCTCTGGAG GAGCTCAAGGTCACAAGCTGTACTGGCCCTGGTCTGCATGGTGACCGGATGCTGTCCCTGATTGGTCAGCTGTGCAACTGTGTGACTAGTGTGGATGTAAGCTGGAGTGGAGCAACAGACACAGGAGTGAAatctctgagtgtctgtggcaCACg GTTAAAACTGAAATCTGTTGTGTTGAACGGCTGTCACATCACAGAAGTCCCGCTTAAAGAACTTGtcatcaaacacaaagagag CCTGTGCAGGTTGGAGGTGTTTGGCTGTCAGTTCCTTACTCCATCCTGTCTACAGAATATATATGAG atgTGTCCTCATCTTCAACATCTGAACATTGGACGGGTGCCAAAAGTTAACATACGTTGTCTCACCCTGATGACAACACAGCTGAAATGCCTCATTTCCTTAAATCTCACTGGACTACAGGTG CTGGATGACTCCTCAGTAGAGACTTTGCTCCAGAACTGTGTCAAACTTCAGAATCTGACCTTCAGTTCCTGTCCTGGAGTTACAGACCTCATACTGCACAACATCAGCAAATACACACCTCGAATCAG atcCCTGGATGTGAGTGGATGTAAGGCAGTCACAGATGCAGGTGTTCAGTCTTTGGCTCTGGGCTGCCAACAGCTTCAGCAGCTGGATCTCACCTCCACTGGCACAGGAAACAGAGG GGTTTCTTTGCTGGCAAATCACTGCAGTGAATACCTTCAAACTGTCAAACTCAGTTTCTGCCACATCACTGCAGAGACAATACTGAAGCTTTGTAGAGACTGCAAgag GTTGAAGGTGCTTCACATCTATGGCTGTGCTCATCTCCCCACTGAAGCAGAGATCAGAGAGGTTAACAGTACTGTTAAAGTTCACCCTCTGACCTGA
- the tcn2 gene encoding transcobalamin-2: MLPLVIVTGLLAFASCKPCDTEGSNSELLLTLNKNLLRSLDTQEGTPNPSVHLALRLSDYHNVVKESQHLNRLKNDLHNDIQSSLSNSQSVVGTLSLYTLALKSSCYDLNTIAFTANGKSEMLLTHLKKQMELEKEHINLSLRPLTNYYQYSLGVLALCVSGIRVNNHVSNKLIKAAEHERFRQGDSESVDTYAMAGMALQCVSDSGSHVQNAAELNTALTKIKQKLLAFRRADGHIGNEFSTGLAVQALLAMGSTVGECAASMEAMRAAARSNTYHNPMAISQTLPALQQKSYLTVKSKTCLNENDTLVLEPTDPVVVLSSDTKVTVAVEVVTASGAAALFSVDVPKGSSLLEALKLLKERNVGFTFETESSLWGPFLSVVNGEQARQSDRRYWHLSSDDAGLSEGVGDFKIVATQKISIKNTSY; the protein is encoded by the exons ATGCTGCCTTTGGTCATAGTTACAGGCCTGCTGGCTTTTGCCTCTTGTAAACCATGTG atACAGAAGGATCCAACAGTGAGCTGCTCCTGACACTCAACAAGAACCTCCTTCGCTCTTTAGACACACAGGAAGGGACTCCCAATCCCAGCGTGCACTTGGCATTACGCCTTTCAGATTACCATAACGTTGTCAAGGAGAGCCAACACCTCAACAGACTGAAAAATGATTTGCACAATGACATCCAAAG CTCTCTCTCGAACAGCCAGTCTGTGGTCGGCACCTTGTCACTGTACACTCTGGCTTTAAAATCTTCCTGCTATGATCTCAACACCATCGCCTTCACCGCCAATGGGAAGAGTGAGATGCTGCTGACACACCTGAAGAAGCAAATGGAACTGGAGAAAGAGCACATTAACT TAAGCCTCCGCCCTTTGACCAACTATTACCAGTACAGTCTGGGTGTGCTCGCTCTCTGTGTGAGCGGCATCAGGGTTAACAACCATGTCAGCAACAAGCTCATCAAAGCAGCAGAACATGAGCGCTTCAGGCAGGGAGACTCTGAAAGTGTTG ATACCTATGCCATGGCTGGAATGGCACTCCAGTGTGTGAGTGATTCTGGTTCTCATGTGCAGAATGCAGCTGAGCTCAATACAGCCCTCACTAAGATCAAGCAGAAGCTTCTGGCCTTTCGTAGGGCTGATGGACATATTGGAAATGAGTTCAGCACAGGTCTTGCAGTTCAA GCCTTGTTGGCAATGGGCAGCACTGTTGGCGAGTGCGCGGCCTCAATGGAAGCCATGAGGGCAGCTGCCAGAAGCAACACATACCACAACCCCATGGCCATATCTCAGACGCTGccagctctgcagcagaaatCCTACCTGACAGTTAAAAGCAAGACGTGTCTGAATGAAAATG ACACTCTGGTACTTGAGCCCACAGACCCTGTGGTGGTTTTATCAAGTGACACCAAAGTGACTGTGGCAGTGGAAGTGGTGACAGCCAGCGGAGCAGCGGCCCTTTTCTCTGTAGACGTGCCAAAGGGCAGCTCCCTGCTGGAGGCCCTCAAACTGCTCAAAGAGAGAAATGTTGGCTTCAC GTTTGAGACAGAGTCCAGCTTGTGGGGACCATTCTTAAGTGTGGTGAATGGAGAGCAGGCCAGACAGAGCGACCGCAGATACTGGCACCTCTCCTCGGATGACGCCGGACTTAGTGAGG GTGTCGGAGACTTCAAAATTGTGGCCACTCAAAAGATCTCCATCAAAAACACAAGCTACTGA
- the rasef gene encoding ras and EF-hand domain-containing protein, with amino-acid sequence MAAKRKSEDEQRRLRSLFYAYDADNSGRIEKNEFSTICQELHVPPQQVEDIFNRLDVNKDGTVTLEEFISGFKDQHKDEEDEDKNSSTAEELSVTKEQVISSQSHPPIRSMSAKEQDRLRSLFHAYDLDKSGRIERNEFLTICAELQVSAAETDRIFNRLDVDKDGTVTLQEFIDGFHERYGQDMESDGGDVSAAWERFEGRIGEQAKFIPRPEQAATLYQNISLTEPRLIPQFEKVIINFTKEIKQQNSEMENLALAIKRAQDQASMQLSEMEEEMDQRIHVAERKTREQEKKRTEAALNDLRRTYETEVCELQCKVQRMQMIEEKYKNITVKDESPALKKRINELMLENQRLKQDLLRSQTKVACLQSEMDSLKTELTDQSINSERDVEFFKHFSDERDVLENQIEILQTANRKLHDTNDGLRAALERITRSGNDGSPGDIKDRSRNRSKSICYTSPNALIDKFQRLDDYPLYSCRPSCDTLALAMCDPGLRRRHSSECEEDYLPEIHMDSGLSTLRGSHGGYESEHEVKGHEEEEEEVSERKKKIEDDNNDSMMGENSDTEPAETQDGESAFGSDSSSVLDWKPSEPICATTPAAPAMKKALTALNVQKEDKDSADLGYMTSEKAYRIVLAGDAAVGKSSFLLRLCKNEFTLNSSATLGVDFQMKTLIVDGEPVLLQLWDTAGQERFRSIAKSYFRRADGVLLLYDVTCEKSFLNVRDWVDMIEDVSHDDIPIMLVGNKCDLRQHAVNSVPTSYGEKLAMTYNTLFCETSAKDGSNILESVLHLARQVTKQATYEEKSRYQSLTSLDAPRNKPNFSCCT; translated from the exons ATGGCAGCAAAGCGAAAGAGTGAGGATGAACAACGGCGCCTGCGGTCGCTTTTTTATGCCTACGATGCAGATAATTCGGGACGgattgaaaaaaatgaattctCTACTATATGCCAAGAGCTCCACGTCCCACCTCAACAAGTAGAGGACATATTCAATCGTCTGGATGTCAACAAAGATGGCACAGTGACTTTAGAAGAGTTCATCAGCGGCTTCAAAGACCAACACAAGGACGAGGAGGATGAAGACAAGAACTCCTCAACTGCTGAAGAGTTATCAGTCACCAAAGAACAGGTCATATCCAG CCAGTCACATCCTCCCATCAGGAGCATGAGCGCAAAGGAGCAGGACCGGCTGCGCTCCCTCTTTCACGCGTACGACCTAGATAAATCCGGGAGGATCGAGAGGAACGAGTTTCTCACCATCTGCGCGGAGCTGCAGGTGTCAGCGGCCGAGACGGACCGGATATTCAACCGGCTGGACGTGGACAAGGACGGAACCGTCACCCTGCAGGAGTTCATCGACGGGTTTCACGAACGCTACGGACAGGATATGGAGTCGGACGGAGGAGACGTGTCCGCTGCTTGGGAGCGTTTCGAGGGCAGGATTGGAGAACAGGCCAAGTTCATCCCCAG GCCTGAACAAGCAGCGACACTGTACCAGAACATCAGCCTGACAGAGCCCAGGCTGATTCCTCAGTTTGAGAAAGTCATCATCAACTTCACCAAAGAGATCAAACAGCAGAATTCAGAAATGGAGAACCTGGCACTGGCTATCAAGCG AGCTCAGGACCAGGCCTCGATGCAGCTCAGTGAGATGGAAGAGGAGATGGACCAGCGTATCCATGTGGCGGAGAGGAAAACACGGGAGCAG gagAAGAAGCGAACTGAGGCCGCTCTGAACGACCTGCGGAGAACTTATGAAACTGAagtgtgtgagctgcagtgtAAGGTCCAGAGGATGCAGATG ATTGAGGAGAAGTACAAGAACATCACTGTGAAAGATGAGAGTCCAGCCCTGAAGAAGAGGATCAATGAGCTAATGCTG gagAACCAGCGGTTAAAACAGGACCTGCTCAGGTCTCAGACCAAAGTGGCCTGCCTGCAGAGCGAGATGGACTCATTGAAGACGGAGCTAACTGATCAAAGCATCAACTCTGAACG agaTGTGGAGTTCTTCAAACACTTCTCTGATGAGCGAGACGTCCTGGAGAATCAGATTGAGATTCTGCA GACAGCAAACAGGAAGCTCCACGACACCAACGATGGCCTAAGAGCTGCTTTGGAGAGGATTACAAGg TCAGGTAATGATGGGTCACCAGGAGACATTAAGGACAGAAGCAGAAACAGAAGTAAAAGCATCTGTTATACATCACCCAATGCACTAATAGACAA gttccAGCGTTTGGACGACTACCCTCTGTACAGCTGCCGGCCCAGCTGTGACACCCTGGCACTGGCCATGTGTGACCCCGGCCTGAGGCGCAGACACAGCAGTGAGTGTGAGGAGGACTACCTGCCCGAGATCCACATGGACAGCGGCCTGTCGACACTCAGAGGCTCGCACGGTGGATACGAATCAgagcatgaggtcaaaggtcacgaagaggaggaggaggaagtgagtgagaggaagaagaaaatagaGGATGACAACAATGACAGCATGATGGGAGAAAACTCGGACACTGAG CCTGCAGAGACGCAGGACGGTGAGTCAGCATTCGggtctgacagcagctcagtttTGGACTGGAAGCCATCTGAACCTATTTGTGCCACCACACCTGCTGCCCCGGCAATGAAAAAAGCCCTCACTGCCCTAAATGTTCAG AAGGAGGACAAGGACAGTGCTGACCTGGGCTACATGACATCAGAGAAGGCGTACAGGATTGTGTTAGCTGGAGATGCTGCTGTGGGAAAATCCAGTTTCCTGCTTCGCCTCTGCAAGAATGAGTTCACACTGAACTCCAGTGCCACTCTGG GAGTGGATTTCCAGATGAAGACACTCATCGTTGACGGAGAGCCAGTTTTACTACAGCTGTGGGACACGGCAGGACAGGAAAG GTTTCGCAGTATTGCTAAGTCTTATTTCCGACGAGCGGAtggtgtgttgctgctgtacgATGTCACTTGTGAGAAGAGCTTCTTAAATGTGCGAGACTGGGTGGACATGATCGAG GATGTGTCCCATGATGACATTCCCATCATGCTTGTTGGCAATAAGTGTGACCTCAGGCAACATGCAGTTAACAGTGTTCCCACCAGCTATGGGGAAAAACTGGCCATg ACATACAACACTCTGTTCTGTGAAACCAGTGCCAAAGATGGCTCCAACATCCTGGAGTCTGTGCTGCACCTGGCCAG GCAGGTAACCAAGCAGGCCACTTATGAGGAGAAAAGTCGCTACCAGTCGCTGACCAGTTTAGACGCTCCGAGAAATAAACCGAATTTCTCCTGCTGCACCTGA